In Thermodesulfobacteriota bacterium, the following proteins share a genomic window:
- a CDS encoding thioesterase family protein, which produces MLTHQTTNRVIYGDTDKMGYAYNANYLRWFEIGRSETFRAMGLSYKAIEARGVFLPVSEVFCKFLTPVQYDDMLVIETSVDTGVKGGMKFDYCIKSEGSTQIHAKGYTRHAFVDKNGRVVRPPEFIKKLIDKNSDDT; this is translated from the coding sequence ATGCTTACCCACCAAACAACCAATCGAGTGATTTACGGTGATACGGACAAGATGGGTTATGCCTATAATGCAAATTATTTGCGATGGTTTGAAATAGGCCGTTCAGAGACTTTCAGAGCAATGGGACTTTCTTACAAGGCAATAGAGGCCAGAGGAGTCTTTTTACCGGTATCTGAAGTTTTTTGTAAGTTTTTAACCCCAGTTCAATACGATGATATGCTGGTCATAGAGACTTCGGTCGATACCGGAGTCAAGGGCGGAATGAAGTTTGATTACTGTATAAAAAGTGAAGGCAGCACCCAGATACATGCGAAAGGATACACCCGACATGCCTTTGTGGATAAAAACGGCAGAGTCGTAAGACCCCCTGAATTTATAAAGAAATTAATTGATAAGAACAGCGATGATACATAG
- the rfaE1 gene encoding D-glycero-beta-D-manno-heptose-7-phosphate kinase, with the protein MEIDISKFERCKILVVGDLMIDEYLWGSVDRISPEAPVQVVSVEKEEYTPGGSGNVVNNLVALGAEVLAVGVIGAGPEGKLLLEKFKKIGVDTSGIIQESERPTTRKTRIIAENQHVLRIDRETKKEISNRTFQAIAEFTERVMPDVDIVLISDYGKGMVTKSMLSGLLALANKHKKMTIADPKGLDFKKYSGVSIITPNRKEAALATGIEIVNDSSLFTAGANILESVAIDRLLITCGKDGMVLFERNKKPYKIGAVARQVYDVSGAGDTVLSVFGLAIASGLSCREAVELANTAAGIVVGKVGTATVSQKEILDALKPAYDRISTKYKLLAELENIVHELRKKNKKIVLTNGCFDLLHAGHIGFFSASRQTGDVLIVALDDDDSVKRLKGEGRPVINAKERVRIISALDVVDYVVVFSTGQLDKLIEIIKPDILTKGTNYNSKEVYGRKLVEKMGGQIKLIPVSGNISSTRIINNIKKSKF; encoded by the coding sequence ATGGAAATAGACATTTCAAAATTTGAAAGATGTAAAATCCTTGTGGTGGGCGACTTGATGATTGATGAATATTTATGGGGATCTGTGGATCGGATATCCCCTGAAGCACCGGTTCAGGTCGTTTCAGTTGAAAAGGAAGAATATACACCCGGTGGTTCCGGAAATGTTGTAAACAACCTGGTCGCCCTGGGGGCAGAGGTCTTAGCGGTCGGCGTGATCGGGGCCGGCCCCGAAGGAAAACTTTTGCTGGAAAAATTCAAAAAAATCGGTGTGGATACCAGCGGAATCATTCAAGAATCGGAAAGGCCGACTACCCGAAAAACACGGATTATTGCAGAAAACCAGCATGTGCTTAGAATTGACCGGGAGACCAAAAAGGAAATATCAAACCGGACTTTTCAGGCGATTGCTGAATTTACCGAAAGGGTCATGCCCGATGTCGATATCGTACTGATTTCCGATTACGGCAAGGGTATGGTGACCAAATCCATGCTGTCCGGATTGCTTGCCCTGGCAAATAAACATAAAAAAATGACGATTGCTGATCCAAAAGGGCTTGATTTTAAAAAATATTCCGGGGTTTCAATTATTACCCCCAACCGAAAAGAAGCCGCCCTTGCCACCGGGATTGAAATTGTTAATGACTCGTCTTTGTTTACGGCGGGTGCAAACATACTTGAATCGGTTGCAATCGACAGGCTTTTAATTACCTGCGGCAAGGATGGCATGGTTTTATTTGAGAGGAATAAAAAACCATACAAAATAGGAGCAGTGGCACGTCAGGTGTATGATGTTTCCGGTGCCGGCGATACGGTACTTTCAGTGTTCGGGCTTGCCATCGCGTCAGGGCTGTCATGCAGGGAAGCAGTTGAACTTGCCAATACCGCGGCAGGGATTGTTGTCGGCAAAGTGGGAACCGCAACAGTGTCACAAAAAGAAATACTGGATGCCTTGAAACCGGCTTATGACAGAATATCAACGAAATATAAGCTGTTGGCAGAGCTGGAAAATATCGTCCATGAACTGAGGAAAAAAAATAAAAAAATTGTTTTAACCAACGGCTGTTTTGATCTTTTGCATGCCGGCCATATTGGGTTTTTTTCTGCCTCCAGACAGACAGGAGATGTCCTTATTGTGGCTCTGGATGATGATGATTCGGTTAAACGCTTGAAAGGCGAAGGGAGGCCGGTGATCAATGCCAAGGAGCGTGTTCGTATAATCAGTGCACTGGATGTGGTTGATTATGTGGTTGTTTTTTCAACAGGACAGCTTGATAAACTGATAGAAATCATTAAGCCGGATATACTTACCAAAGGAACCAATTATAACTCCAAAGAAGTTTATGGGCGAAAGCTGGTGGAGAAAATGGGAGGGCAAATTAAACTTATTCCTGTCAGTGGAAATATTTCCTCAACCCGTATCATCAACAATATTAAAAAGAGTAAATTTTGA
- a CDS encoding DUF167 domain-containing protein, protein MEFVTESPNGVIFKIFVQPRSSKNMISGLYRDALKIKLMAPPVGGAANKMCIKYLAKCLKVPKSSLEIVSGQTSRTKQVLYKSDGVEVSEKEKNYLKERVESLIKP, encoded by the coding sequence ATGGAATTTGTAACAGAAAGCCCTAACGGAGTTATTTTTAAGATCTTTGTGCAGCCCAGGTCCTCGAAAAATATGATATCCGGGCTTTACCGTGATGCTCTTAAAATTAAACTTATGGCGCCTCCGGTTGGGGGTGCTGCCAACAAGATGTGTATTAAATATCTGGCAAAGTGCCTTAAGGTGCCAAAGTCATCATTGGAAATTGTTTCCGGCCAAACCAGCCGAACAAAACAGGTTCTTTATAAAAGTGACGGCGTCGAAGTTTCGGAAAAAGAAAAAAATTATTTAAAGGAACGGGTGGAGTCATTAATAAAACCGTAA
- the thrH gene encoding bifunctional phosphoserine phosphatase/homoserine phosphotransferase ThrH, whose translation MYIICADLEGIFVPEVWINVAEKTGIEELRLTTRDISDYDVLMKKRLSILDENGLKLKDITDAIATMEPLDGALEFLDWLRSQLQLIIVSDTYVEFAKPLMRKLKWPTLFCHSLSVDKRGKITGYNLRQKDSKKKTIQSLQSLNYKVIAIGDSYNDITMLKEADKRILFRPPDNVKDEFPQFSVSYGYEELKNLVSQTMKRDT comes from the coding sequence ATGTATATTATATGTGCGGACTTAGAAGGTATTTTTGTTCCCGAGGTCTGGATCAATGTGGCTGAGAAAACCGGTATAGAAGAACTCAGACTGACCACACGTGATATTTCAGACTATGATGTTTTGATGAAAAAACGCCTTTCCATCCTTGATGAAAACGGGCTCAAATTAAAGGACATTACCGATGCCATAGCAACCATGGAACCGCTGGACGGTGCTCTGGAGTTTCTTGACTGGCTGAGGTCGCAACTTCAACTCATTATTGTATCAGATACCTACGTTGAATTTGCCAAACCCTTAATGAGAAAACTTAAATGGCCGACATTATTCTGTCATTCGTTATCCGTAGATAAAAGAGGAAAAATCACAGGATATAATTTGCGACAGAAGGACAGCAAGAAAAAAACAATTCAGTCGCTGCAAAGCCTTAATTATAAGGTGATCGCCATTGGTGATTCTTATAACGATATTACCATGTTGAAAGAGGCGGATAAAAGAATTCTTTTTCGTCCGCCTGACAATGTCAAGGATGAATTCCCGCAATTTTCCGTGTCATACGGATACGAAGAATTAAAAAACCTTGTTTCGCAAACGATGAAAAGAGATACTTGA